Part of the Methanobacterium paludis genome is shown below.
GGGCTTTATAAGTGAATACAACAATGCCAAGAATTTTATTGAAGAATTGAAATCTATTACTGAAACCCATGTGGTTCCAGGAAACCATGACGCCAGGAACGTGGGTTTGGAACACTTTAAAAATTTGATTGGGGACACACATTTTGTTAAAATAGATAAAAAATGTAAATTAGCAATAATTGGCCTTGATTCATCCCGACCAGATATTGATGACGGAAATATTGGATCATTCCAGTTAGAATGGTTGAAAGCCGAACTTGATAAAATACCAAAGAATTTCGGAAAAATGGTTATTTTTCATCACCACCTAATTCCCATACCCCAAAGTGGTCGGGAAAGGAACATTTTACTGGATTCAGGGGATATAATACAGTTGTTAATAGATGAAGGCGTTAATATTGTACTGGGCGGGCATAAACACGTTCCCAATGTGGTGACCTTAGAGGGAATAGCTGTTATAAACTCAGGTACTGCAACAACCAGAAGATTGAGGGGTACGGGCCATCCATGTTACAGTCAGTTAATTCTAAACGATGTGGATATGGAAGCAAACCTAATATTCACAGAATCTGGGATCAAAAAAAATGTAGCCAATTACAGTTTCGTTGAAACAGATTCAGGTGTTAAGATTCATTCATATAATCATGAAGCAGCATTTAGGATAAAACCTGTGATCTAATTCTTTTTTAATAAAATCAGGACTTAATCTACACAGACTATATGCCAAATTTATCGCAATTTAAAAAAATACATCACGCCAAAATATCCATATTCGCGTCTTCAAGGGTATCACACCCTGTAAGGATCATGGCTCGCCTCAAATCATCTTTCACATAATCTAAATACTTTTTAACTGCTACTTCTCCCCCGGCAATGGACATCTGGGCCAGAGGTCTGCCAAGTAATGCCACATCAGCACCCAGGGCCAGTACTTTGAGTACGTCAAATCCTGTACGTACAGCACCATCTGCCAGTATAGGAATTTTTCCAGAAATTTCCCGAGCAATATCTGGAAGAACTTCGGCTACTGCCTGGCCTCCGTCCATAACTCTGCCCCCATGATTAGATACATAACAGGCACTAGCTCCTGAATCCACCACTTTACCTGCATCTTCTGAGTTCATGATGCCCTTGAATATAACAGGCTTTTCTGTAGAATCTACCAGTTCCCGGAGCTCTTTTTCGCTTTTACGGTAGACTCGTTTTTCAGGTGTGGTCCAGAATGTGGAACCGGCACATTCCAGATCCACACCAATGGCAATCACATCAAGTTTTTCGGCCAGTTTAAATAACTCAAATAATTTATCCTGTGCCTGTGGTTTGAAGGTGGGTATGCCCCATCCCTTATTTTCTCCTATGATAGTAACTCCAAGATCTTCTGGTGCAGAAGGGGTGTTTCCCACCATACCTATGGATCCAAAGGCTTTCGCCCCGTTTAAAAGACCGCGGTAGAATGATTCTTCAGGAATAGCATCATTAAGACGGGCTTTACCCCAGAAAGACTGGCCCCCATTACTGGCGCTACTATATCCTTTCCGAAGATAGATATGTCCATTTCTGGTTCGTGGTGGGCCTTAATCACTCGCATTTTAAGCTTATATTCCTGAAGGGAATTGTAATTTGCTTCAAAAGTCTTTCCCTGTCCAGCACCACCCATGCCAATGGAAGCCCCGAAATTCTGCCCGGCGCATATACGATCGGGCTGACCATTACAGACTGAATAAACCCCACAGGTTCCTGTAAGCATTTTTCGTGCTATGGTACGATAGCGATTCAGATCACCAGATTCATCCTCTTTTTCCTGGTAAACAGCCATTTTAAGGTAGAAAACTTCGTCAGTTACTTGCTGGAGGTAAGTTTTGGGCATTCCACAGACTGGACATTCCCAGTTATCAGGGATATCTTTTAAAGTAGTTCCGGGTTCTAGATGGGAATTGAGATCCCCTTTTTCATCATCATAGGCAAAAAAATTGCAGTAGGTGCAGATGTACTTCATTTAAGTTACCTCCTTGAATATCGGGATGTATAATGTTTTCAGCACATTAATATCGTTAGTCCCTTTTCTTTCCTTTATCTAATTTATTCCTTGCCTGTCCAATAGCCTTAATGGAGGAACTCCTCTAGGACACACCTCAAAACAGTTCCCATGAAATTCACATGCCCACCAGCCGTTGGTGATATCAGCCTTTTGCAGTCGTTTACTGCCTTCATCATCTCGTGGATCAATGTAGAATTGGTAAAGTTTGGCTAGAGCAGCAGGTCCCAGATATTCTGGATTTTTCCCATTAACAGGGCATGCTCCGAAACAGGCGGCACAGAGAATGCAGTTAGTATATAATTCAAGTTCTTGCATCTCTGCCGGTCCATGAGTCGTTCCTTTTCAGGAGTTGGATCGGATGGTCTTAAAACAGGATCTACAAACTTGTAATTTTGGAAAAAGGTAGTCGTGTCCACCATAAGATCTTTGATAACTGGTAGATGGGGTAGGGGCTCTATTAAAATCTCTTCATCTGAATTCCGCAGTACATTTTCTCCTATTGTAGCATCTGGAGAGAAATCAGTCTTTATATCCCCTTTAAGAATTGATGTCACTTGAGTTCGGCAGGCAAGTCTGGGAACTTTGTTAATGAGCATGGCACATGTACCACATACTGCACCTCTACACGAGTAACGAAATGCGATAGAATCGTCGAAATGTTCCTGAATCTGAAATAGTGCTTCTAAAATTGTCATTCCTGGGTTTGGCTCCAACTCGAATGTATCGTAGCGTGGTGAATCCATTCCTTCATGATAGCGGAATACTTTAAGTTTCATTAGTAAAAGCGCTCCTCTGGTTCAAACATACCTATGTTAACTGGTTTATATGACAGCTGCATCTGATTATCTTTCATTGAGATCATTGTATGCTTCAAGAATCCTTCATCATCCCGTTTCGGATAATCAGTTCTACTATGGGAACCACGGCTCTCTTCTCTTCCTAAAGCACCCATAGCAACTGCTTCTGCCAGATAAAGCATATTTTCCAGTTCAAAAAACCTGATAAGTGTTTGATTCACGACCCGTTCTTTATTATTGATACTGACATGGGAACTCTGCTCCTGCAATTTTTTAATCTTTAAAAGTCCCTCCTGCATCCTGGAATCTTCACGATAAATGCCAAACTTGTCAGACATGGTTTTTTTCATTTCATCCATAATTTTAAAGAGGTTTTCTCCCTCGTTTAGTTTAAGAATTTCATCAATCCACGAATTTTTTTCCTGCATTGCATGTTTTATCGGTTCTAATGAGGGTTCATCCATATTGGGGATATCTCTAATGATACTATCAGCTACCAGCCTACCAAATACCACTGTTTCCAGAAGTGAATTTCCCCCAAGCCGGTTGGCCCCGTGAACACTGATGCATGCACATTCACCTGCAGCATAGAGGCCAGAAATAGGGGTAGCTCCGTTGATATCCACATGAATTCCACCCATTGAATAGTGTTGACCTGTCTGGACAGGTAGAGGATCTTTAATAGGATCTACTCCTGCAAAATCCATGGATATCTGTCTTATCCCAGGTAAACGTTTTTTAATCTGATCAGCACCCACATGGCGGAGATCCAGATGTACATATCCTCCATTAAATCCTTTGCCTTCGGCTATTTCCTGTTCAATGGCTCGGGCCACCACATCTCGTGGGGCAAGATCCATGGATTGGGGAGCGTATCGTTCCATAAAACGTTCCCCATTTTGGTTCAGGAGAATGCCCCCCTCACCACGTGCCCCTTCAGTTATTAGAATGTTGGTTCCATAAAGGGTCGTGGGATGGAACTGCACAAACTCCATA
Proteins encoded:
- a CDS encoding FAD-dependent oxidoreductase — encoded protein: MEVIRSIKDKKPPSRLENFKTRYKSLKKYFETNGSRITPDKEVGTDLDLSSIHRYDVVIIGGGLTGLRAAIRVSDAGLNVAVISKVHPLRSHSVAAHGGMNASLGNVPGPDDTADSWKMHAYDTIKGSDYLADQDAVVLMCREAPKTVIELEHMGTAWSRLENGKIAQRPFGGVGFPRTCYAADRSGHNALNTLYEQIVSRNIRVYEEFFVTSLVTEHGQCTGCTALDIMTGLIHGFAVKAVLMSTGGFGRIFDNSTNALINTGDGQALALRAGAPLKDMEFVQFHPTTLYGTNILITEGARGEGGILLNQNGERFMERYAPQSMDLAPRDVVARAIEQEIAEGKGFNGGYVHLDLRHVGADQIKKRLPGIRQISMDFAGVDPIKDPLPVQTGQHYSMGGIHVDINGATPISGLYAAGECACISVHGANRLGGNSLLETVVFGRLVADSIIRDIPNMDEPSLEPIKHAMQEKNSWIDEILKLNEGENLFKIMDEMKKTMSDKFGIYREDSRMQEGLLKIKKLQEQSSHVSINNKERVVNQTLIRFFELENMLYLAEAVAMGALGREESRGSHSRTDYPKRDDEGFLKHTMISMKDNQMQLSYKPVNIGMFEPEERFY
- a CDS encoding alpha-hydroxy-acid oxidizing protein — its product is MVGNTPSAPEDLGVTIIGENKGWGIPTFKPQAQDKLFELFKLAEKLDVIAIGVDLECAGSTFWTTPEKRVYRKSEKELRELVDSTEKPVIFKGIMNSEDAGKVVDSGASACYVSNHGGRVMDGGQAVAEVLPDIAREISGKIPILADGAVRTGFDVLKVLALGADVALLGRPLAQMSIAGGEVAVKKYLDYVKDDLRRAMILTGCDTLEDANMDILA
- a CDS encoding rubredoxin, whose translation is MKYICTYCNFFAYDDEKGDLNSHLEPGTTLKDIPDNWECPVCGMPKTYLQQVTDEVFYLKMAVYQEKEDESGDLNRYRTIARKMLTGTCGVYSVCNGQPDRICAGQNFGASIGMGGAGQGKTFEANYNSLQEYKLKMRVIKAHHEPEMDISIFGKDIVAPVMGASLSGVKPVLMMLFLKNHSTAVF
- a CDS encoding metallophosphoesterase family protein; this translates as MKRNIIHISDVHFGDPTHSDELVYNLTSQIEEENPDMVIFAGDLTYGGFISEYNNAKNFIEELKSITETHVVPGNHDARNVGLEHFKNLIGDTHFVKIDKKCKLAIIGLDSSRPDIDDGNIGSFQLEWLKAELDKIPKNFGKMVIFHHHLIPIPQSGRERNILLDSGDIIQLLIDEGVNIVLGGHKHVPNVVTLEGIAVINSGTATTRRLRGTGHPCYSQLILNDVDMEANLIFTESGIKKNVANYSFVETDSGVKIHSYNHEAAFRIKPVI